A section of the Solitalea canadensis DSM 3403 genome encodes:
- a CDS encoding efflux RND transporter periplasmic adaptor subunit, with amino-acid sequence MNKKFFIYGAVIIASFAAIGWKLNSNKEANNEKTALVQQGAAVIPVQAEKVTKTTFARDFIANGTFAPVRELSFVSENSGRITSLLVDEGSYVTKGQVIARIDGEILNADLAAAQTSLDQLKRDRERFESALQTGGITQKQLDDVNFQIRQAESRLITARRKLTDTQIKAPISGVINKKYVELGSYLSPGTKLFDIVDVSTLKLNVTVPESQVINLKLNDRVNVNCKVFAGADYNGKITFIAAKGDNTLNYPVEIEVTNLKDQQIKAGMYGTANFSLPQATPGILISRGAFVGGVNSNQIYVEENGVAKLHKVVAGQIIGDKVVVESGLNEGETVITSGQINLTNGTKVAIQK; translated from the coding sequence ATGAACAAGAAATTTTTCATTTATGGAGCGGTAATCATTGCATCATTTGCTGCAATCGGATGGAAGCTTAATTCAAATAAAGAAGCCAACAATGAGAAAACAGCACTTGTACAACAAGGAGCTGCTGTAATTCCTGTTCAGGCTGAAAAGGTTACTAAAACAACCTTTGCAAGAGATTTTATTGCGAACGGAACATTTGCTCCAGTCCGCGAATTATCTTTTGTTTCAGAAAACTCTGGCCGCATAACTTCATTATTAGTTGACGAAGGAAGTTATGTAACCAAAGGACAAGTGATTGCACGTATAGATGGCGAGATCTTAAACGCGGATCTTGCTGCAGCTCAAACAAGCCTTGATCAATTGAAAAGAGATCGTGAACGTTTTGAAAGCGCTTTACAAACCGGTGGTATCACTCAAAAGCAATTAGATGACGTTAATTTCCAAATTCGCCAGGCAGAAAGTCGTTTGATTACTGCACGCAGAAAATTGACAGATACGCAAATTAAGGCCCCGATCTCGGGTGTTATCAATAAGAAATATGTTGAGTTAGGTTCATATTTATCTCCTGGTACTAAATTATTCGATATTGTTGATGTATCTACTTTGAAATTGAACGTTACCGTTCCTGAATCGCAAGTTATCAACCTTAAATTAAATGATAGGGTTAATGTAAACTGTAAAGTTTTTGCCGGAGCTGACTATAATGGTAAAATTACTTTCATAGCTGCTAAAGGTGATAATACCTTAAACTATCCGGTTGAAATTGAAGTAACTAACCTTAAAGACCAGCAAATAAAAGCAGGTATGTACGGTACTGCAAACTTCTCATTACCACAGGCTACTCCAGGTATCCTTATTTCTCGTGGTGCTTTTGTTGGTGGTGTTAACAGTAACCAAATTTATGTGGAGGAAAATGGTGTTGCTAAACTTCATAAAGTTGTAGCAGGACAAATTATAGGCGATAAAGTAGTTGTCGAAAGTGGTTTGAACGAAGGTGAAACTGTAATCACAAGCGGTCAAATCAATCTTACAAATGGCACTAAGGTAGCTATCCAGAAATAA